From Bombyx mori chromosome 26, ASM3026992v2, one genomic window encodes:
- the LOC101745112 gene encoding telomere length regulation protein TEL2 homolog has product MDRFISMWKVRELADKVTNVVMNYTEVEGKVREATSDEAWGPTGQQMQELALATFTYEHFPEVMSMLWRRMLHDNKNHWRRTYKCLLLLSYLVRNGSERVVTSAREHIYDLRSLENYTYVDEVGKDQGVNVRHKVRELIDFIQDDEKLREERKKAKKNKDKYIGMSSEATVLGGRGGPAWGQYSDRTGWEEPKERNDDEDYEKEGDSDGDYAPRRPKESVYRDSEVVNSSPPPSRSSIANNKPLNISLKSPAKAKSSTPSKKIDLGAAATYGKTAPPTQSGHSHEFEDELFKTCPVTTQPHALNPLEDDFDPRADETSKEEFGDFANAFGSAAPTPAPAPAPAPAPSNNNDGFADFTSAFSDSADDGLTATMHAAPASNLDLLSDLSVSPSVDSLAATLSAATLQPTPTAGDAATPLQRKLLQASKYLAHTLQNIGLIKTENDLTKVKNGFENLMQYLPGPITVQKLFKADEFVITDQLIEPYSRLLCAVVRHLLPQWPLFKDKVVSLFLIEESFEVNHEILTVLCGCLRTESSAAAAEALAHLALRYVRSDAVLAALLHRGAAPTPAPAPAAHWDTYLQLLATLPERVANRMETKTPKEFSQENYSNILIFHIVRCIDYMSDSTFYQGSKYDLSYLSQLMSKVLVNYYMNGTSAPVTNLVDVLIAWCSNENQDKNRFVKRKLIQVLLAHSSRQAIENLCFLLLRRCPLDYRSDRQIISNILGDNFDASRDWREILSSKVPFYIVPKDYRDTTVPENLIYFLSTTRNRAENLSDLILRLSHVWADVKCSDISNLDQHMYLSELLVLAVKYRVMLSMKHKAYWDLAETKAVLFKGMGKHLDVAAQDFRCVGMATIEIVLKTLADIETSDKEALKSLSFDYKEMGENCVEIHRILLDVSNKCLIDINRKIPHKFKLKLPNVGATLDRIAEALCAEGTRAVHNTIVTCAVKTPQQTKEIVKTIISVKLDALEKEGRPVVEDLDSDDDLEPYDLSNDVSVNARKRPAYVRDLLENLVEAKDVETFEACLEVAEELVTKQLKNESPKLAIDLMDLFVHLEPKYSVDNFEQIKFKTCVAIVLARPAAAAQHLCKEFHTDVGRYSIATKVLMLDIIAESAHRLSNTISDSAAEGRPEAPRPADDAVPPEEIIRRRLINKTKYYHSMKPHPFSQAKRNEFAKVADSFFYPLLSGFGYKQLTLSHHNRRQDADGVLLLKYLSVIGNVLLASKNCPKCAQYCWEVCELVLHLRYAPDARLQACVVGLLGSVVLALPQTILRSEFFEVMMEFRAWLSDCAANIDLTLKTGGPASEAAIFAGQILALIETSLADSK; this is encoded by the exons GACAAATGTAGTAATGAACTACACAGAGGTCGAAGGAAAGGTTCGCGAAGCCACCTCTGATGAAGCTTGGGGTCCAACTGGACAACAGATGCAGGAGTTGGCCCTGGCCACCTTCACGTACGAACACTTCCCCGAGGTCATGTCGATGTTGTGGAGGAGGATGTTGCACGACAACAAGAATCATTGGAGAAGGACTTATAAG TGCCTACTGCTACTGAGCTACTTAGTCCGCAACGGCTCGGAGCGCGTCGTGACGTCAGCCAGGGAACACATCTACGATCTGCGCTCGCTAGAGAACTACACGTACGTCGACGAAGTCGGCAAAGATCAG GGCGTCAATGTGAGACATAAAGTGCGCGAGTTGATCGATTTCATCCAGGACGACGAGAAGCTCAGGGAGGAAAGGAAAAAAGCCAAGAAGAATAAGGACAAGTATATTG GCATGTCATCGGAGGCGACAGTGCTGGGGGGCCGGGGGGGGCCCGCCTGGGGACAGTACAGCGACCGCACCGGCTGGG AAGAACCGAAGGAGCGGAATGACGACGAGGATTACGAGAAGGAAGGAGATTCAGACGGAGACTACGCCCCGAGGAGACCCAA AGAGTCCGTGTACCGGGACTCCGAGGTGGTCAACAGCAGCCCTCCGCCCTCCCGGAGCAGCATCGCCAACAACAAGCCGCTCAACATCAGCCTGAAGAGTCCGGCCAAGGCCAAGTCTTCCACGCCCTCCAAGAAAATCGATTTAG GCGCAGCGGCCACATACGGTAAGACGGCCCCGCCGACACAGAGCGGCCACTCGCACGAGTTCGAGGACGAGCTGTTCAAGACGTGTCCAGTGACCACACAGCCGCACGCACTCAACCCGCTCGAAGATGATTTTGATCCGAG AGCGGATGAAACATCAAAAGAGGAATTCGGTGACTTTGCCAATGCCTTCGGTTCCGCGGCGCCCACCccggcccccgcccccgcccccgcccccgcccccagcAACAACAACGACGGGTTTGCGGACTTCACCAGCGCCTTCAGCGACTCCGCGGACGACGGACTCACCGCGACCATGCACG CGGCCCCGGCGTCGAACCTGGACCTCCTGAGCGACCTGTCCGTCTCGCCCTCCGTGGACAGTCTCGCGGCCACGCTGTCCGCCGCCACCCTGCAGCCGACGCCCACTGCAG GCGACGCGGCCACCCCGCTGCAGAGGAAGCTGCTGCAGGCCAGCAAGTACCTCGCGCACACCCTACAGAACATCGGACTCATCAAAACTGAAAACGACTTGACGAAGGTCAAGAACGGCTTCGAGAACCTCATGCAGTACCTCCCCGGACCCATCACCGTCCAGAAACTGTTCAAGGCCGACGAGTTCGTCATCACCGACCAGCTCATAGAGCCCTACTCGCGCCTGCTGTGCGCCGTGGTCCGGCACCTGCTGCCGCAGTGGCCGCTGTTCAAAGACAAGGTCGTCAGCTTGTTCCTCATCGAGGAAAGCTTCGAGGTGAACCACGAGATCCTGACGGTTCTGTGCGGCTGCCTGCGCACCGAGAgcagcgcggcggcggcggaggCGCTGGCGCACCTCGCGCTCCGGTACGTGCGCAGCGACGCCGTGCTCGCCGCCCTGCTGCACCGCGGCGCCGCAcccacccccgcccccgcccccgccgcgcaCTGGGACACCTACCTGCAGCTGCTGGCCACGTTGCCGGAGAGGGTGGCCAACAGGATGGAGACCAAGACCCCCAAGGAGTTCTCGCAAGAAAACTACTCCAACATCCTCATATTCCACATCGTGCGCTGCATCGACTACATGTCGGACAGCACGTTCTACCAGGGCTCCAAGTACGACCTGTCCTATCTGTCGCAGCTCATGTCCAAGGTGCTCGTGAACTACTACATGAACGGCACCAGCGCGCCCGTCACTAACCTGGTGGACGTTCTCATCGCCTGGTGCAGCAACGAGAACCAGGACAAAAACCGATTTGTGAAGCGGAAGCTGATACAAGTCCTGCTGGCGCACTCCAGCCGCCAGGCCATAGAGAACCTGTGCTTCCTGCTGCTGCGGCGCTGCCCGCTGGACTACCGGAGCGACCGACAGATCATCTCCAACATCCTCGGCGACAACTTCGACGCGAGCCGGGACTGGCGGGAGATCCTGTCCTCCAAGGTGCCGTTCTACATCGTGCCGAAGGACTACCGCGACACCACCGTACCCGAGAATCTCATCTACTTCCTGTCCACGACCAGGAACAGAGCCGAGAACCTGTCCGACTTGATCTTGCGGCTGTCCCACGTGTGGGCCGACGTCAAGTGCAGCGACATCTCCAACCTGGACCAGCACATGTACCTGAGCGAGCTGCTGGTGCTGGCCGTCAAGTACCGGGTGATGCTCTCCATGAAGCACAAGGCGTACTGGGACCTGGCCGAAACCAAGGCCGTCCTGTTCAAGGGCATGGGGAAGCACCTGGACGTCGCCGCGCAGGACTTCCGCTGCGTCGGCATGGCCACCATCGAAATCGTGCTCAAAACGTTAGCGGACATAGAGACCAGCGACAAGGAAGCGCTCAAGTCGCTCAGCTTCGACTACAAGGAGATGGGGGAGAACTGCGTCGAGATCCACAGGATACTTCTCGACGTCTCCAACAAATGTCTCATCGACATCAACAGGAAGATTCCGCACAAGTTCAAGTTGAAGCTGCCGAACGTGGGCGCCACCCTGGACCGCATCGCCGAGGCACTCTGCGCCGAGGGGACCCGCGCCGTCCACAACACCATCGTCACGTGCGCCGTCAAGACGCCCCAGCAGACCAAGGAGATCGTCAAGACCATCATATCGGTCAAACTCGACGCTCTGGAAAAGGAAGGCAGGCCCGTCGTGGAAGACCTGGACTCGGACGACGACCTGGAGCCCTACGACCTGTCCAATGACGTCTCTGTCAACGCCAGAAAGCGACCCGCCTACGTCAGGGATCTACTCGAGAACCTCGTCGAAGCGAAGGACGTGGAAACCTTCGAGGCTTGTCTGGAAGTGGCGGAGGAACTCGTCACGAAACAGCTGAAGAACGAAAGTCCCAAGCTCGCGATCGACCTCATGGACCTGTTCGTGCACCTGGAGCCCAAGTACAGCGTCGACAATTTTGAACAAATCAAATTCAAGACTTGCGTCGCGATCGTGCTGGCGcgccccgccgccgccgcccagCATCTGTGCAAGGAGTTCCACACCGACGTCGGCCGGTACTCCATAGCCACGAAGGTGCTCATGTTGGACATCATCGCCGAGTCGGCGCACCGGCTCTCCAACACCATCAGCGACAGCGCCGCGGAGGGCCGGCCCGAGGCGCCGCGCCCGGCCGACGACGCGGTCCCCCCCGAGGAGATCATCCGGCGGCGGCTGATCAACAAGACGAAGTACTACCACAGCATGAAGCCGCACCCGTTCTCGCAGGCCAAGAGGAACGAGTTCGCGAAGGTCGCCGACAGCTTCTTCTACCCGCTGCTCAGCGGCTTCGGCTACAAGCAGCTCACGCTCAGCCACCACAACCGGCGCCAGGACGCGGACGGCGTGCTGCTGCTCAAGTACCTGTCCGTCATCGGCAACGTGCTGCTCGCCTCCAAGAACTGCCCCAAGTGCGCGCAGTACTGCTGGGAGGTGTGCGAGCTGGTGCTGCACCTCCGCTACGCGCCCGACGCGCGCCTGCAGGCCTGCGTGGTGGGGCTGCTGGGCTCCGTAGTGCTGGCCCTGCCGCAGACCATACTCAGGAGCGAGTTCTTCGAGGTCATGATGGAGTTCCGGGCCTGGCTGTCGGACTGCGCCGCCAACATCGACCTCACCTTGAAGACGGGAGGCCCCGCGTCTGAGGCGGCCATATTCGCCGGACAGATACTGGCGCTGATAGAAACCAGCTTAGCTGACTCTAAGTAG
- the S gene encoding protein star (The RefSeq protein has 1 substitution, 1 non-frameshifting indel compared to this genomic sequence): MQGIENKVIMAEKTDQDNPPPPVEEPGQAMDKPPEPKPNLIDKLVIIFAETKTHSPRFTLPAFMKAPPNELYRRLLPAMLFVLTFVTVMTMLLIYMDTVALGAQQFRLNMTRDYELARIGQGSAALIAYVRQLHLTARSKPQDVVTTPTEQVKVLDSIFGEELYNGTFVEWMASGGRWQSTSYLESARGWSGLVARAAPQDYFALRAARTLHACLSPNQHPREISYEEEGFWTRVLCLPLYTVLAAAELSACRYVVLDAPPALRVLPFRSLQLQVLEVIQSDPEIRNQTTDFLLSKNYTVAATFKDSIMYSLKTN; this comes from the exons atgcaaggTATCGAAAACAAAGTGATAATGGCCGAAAAG acaGATCAAGATAACCCACCTCCACCTGTAGAAGAACCTGGCCAAGCTATGGACAAACCCCCAGAACCTAAACCCAACCTAATAGACAAGCTTGTAATAATTTTTGCCGAATCGACACATAGCCCTCGATTCACATTGCCGGCATTCATGAAAGCTCCACCGAATGAGTTGTACCGACGATTGCTACCAGCAATGCTCTTTGTTTTGACATTTGTGACTGTCATGACGATGCTCTTAATTTACATGGACACAGTTG CATTGGGAGCCCAACAGTTCCGCTTAAACATGACCCGTGACTATGAGCTGGCTCGTATAGGTCAGGGCTCGGCAGCATTGATCGCCTATGTCAGACAACTACATTTGACTGCTCGTTCGAAACCTCAAGATGTTGTTACCACACCTACAGAACAGGTGAAGGTTTTGGATTCCATTTTTGGAGAGGAATTG TACAATGGCACATTTGTGGAGTGGATGGCTTCTGGTGGACGATGGCAAAGCACCAGCTATCTGGAATCAGCACGGGGCTGGTCAGGACTGGTGGCCAGGGCGGCACCTCAGGACTATTTCGCACTCCGAGCTGCGAGGACTCTGCACGCCTGTCTGAGCCCGAACCAACACCCCAGGGAG ATAAGTTACGAGGAGGAAGGGTTCTGGACCCGCGTGCTGTGCCTGCCGCTGTACACGGTGCTGGCGGCCGCCGAGCTGAGCGCGTGCCGCTACGTGGTGCTGGACGCGCCGCCCGCCCTGCGCGTGCTGCCCTTCCGCAGCCTGCAGCTACAG GTACTGGAAGTGATACAATCAGACCCTGAAATACGCAATCAAACAACAGATTTTCTCCTGTCAAAGAATTACACAGTTGCAGCTACCTTCAAGGATAGCATTATGTACTCTTTAAAGACAAATTAA
- the S gene encoding protein star isoform X1 codes for MDKPPEPKPNLIDKLVIIFAESTHSPRFTLPAFMKAPPNELYRRLLPAMLFVLTFVTVMTMLLIYMDTVALGAQQFRLNMTRDYELARIGQGSAALIAYVRQLHLTARSKPQDVVTTPTEQVKVLDSIFGEELYNGTFVEWMASGGRWQSTSYLESARGWSGLVARAAPQDYFALRAARTLHACLSPNQHPREISYEEEGFWTRVLCLPLYTVLAAAELSACRYVVLDAPPALRVLPFRSLQLQVLEVIQSDPEIRNQTTDFLLSKNYTVAATFKDSIMYSLKTN; via the exons ATGGACAAACCCCCAGAACCTAAACCCAACCTAATAGACAAGCTTGTAATAATTTTTGCCGAATCGACACATAGCCCTCGATTCACATTGCCGGCATTCATGAAAGCTCCACCGAATGAGTTGTACCGACGATTGCTACCAGCAATGCTCTTTGTTTTGACATTTGTGACTGTCATGACGATGCTCTTAATTTACATGGACACAGTTG CATTGGGAGCCCAACAGTTCCGCTTAAACATGACCCGTGACTATGAGCTGGCTCGTATAGGTCAGGGCTCGGCAGCATTGATCGCCTATGTCAGACAACTACATTTGACTGCTCGTTCGAAACCTCAAGATGTTGTTACCACACCTACAGAACAGGTGAAGGTTTTGGATTCCATTTTTGGAGAGGAATTG TACAATGGCACATTTGTGGAGTGGATGGCTTCTGGTGGACGATGGCAAAGCACCAGCTATCTGGAATCAGCACGGGGCTGGTCAGGACTGGTGGCCAGGGCGGCACCTCAGGACTATTTCGCACTCCGAGCTGCGAGGACTCTGCACGCCTGTCTGAGCCCGAACCAACACCCCAGGGAG ATAAGTTACGAGGAGGAAGGGTTCTGGACCCGCGTGCTGTGCCTGCCGCTGTACACGGTGCTGGCGGCCGCCGAGCTGAGCGCGTGCCGCTACGTGGTGCTGGACGCGCCGCCCGCCCTGCGCGTGCTGCCCTTCCGCAGCCTGCAGCTACAG GTACTGGAAGTGATACAATCAGACCCTGAAATACGCAATCAAACAACAGATTTTCTCCTGTCAAAGAATTACACAGTTGCAGCTACCTTCAAGGATAGCATTATGTACTCTTTAAAGACAAATTAA